A region of Streptomyces sp. TG1A-60 DNA encodes the following proteins:
- a CDS encoding acyl-CoA dehydrogenase family protein, producing MDLAHSPADEAFRAEARAWLRAHVPPEPLPSLETEEGFAAHRAWEAELSAGHWSVVNWPTAYGGRDAGLPRWLIFEEEYFAAGAPGRVGQNGISLLAPTLFDHGTAGQRARVLPPMASGAVVWAQAWSEPEAGSDLASLTSRAVRTDGGWRLSGQKTWSSRAAFADRAFGLFRSEPGTPKPHQGLTYLMFDLRAPGVTVRPIGRLDGKPAFAELFLDDVFVPDEDVIGEPGRGWHIAMSTAGNERGLMLRSPGRFLAGANRLFELWQARGRPAAEHDRVADALIGARAYELFTYASASRFLDGEALGPESSLNKVFWSEYDIALHETALELLGEEGESADTDWSEGYVFSLAGPIYAGTNEIQRDIIAERLLGLPKGRR from the coding sequence GTGGACCTCGCCCATTCCCCCGCCGACGAGGCCTTCCGCGCCGAGGCGCGCGCCTGGCTGCGCGCCCATGTCCCGCCCGAACCGCTCCCTTCCCTGGAGACCGAGGAGGGCTTCGCCGCCCACCGCGCCTGGGAGGCCGAACTGTCCGCCGGCCACTGGTCGGTGGTGAACTGGCCGACGGCGTACGGCGGCCGTGACGCGGGGCTGCCGCGCTGGCTGATCTTCGAGGAGGAGTACTTCGCGGCCGGCGCCCCGGGGCGCGTCGGCCAGAACGGCATCAGCCTCCTCGCCCCCACCCTCTTCGACCACGGCACGGCCGGGCAACGGGCCCGCGTGCTGCCGCCGATGGCCTCCGGCGCGGTGGTCTGGGCCCAGGCCTGGTCGGAGCCCGAGGCCGGGTCCGACCTCGCCTCCCTCACCTCCCGGGCCGTGCGCACCGACGGGGGCTGGCGCTTGAGCGGGCAGAAGACCTGGTCGTCACGCGCCGCCTTCGCGGACCGGGCGTTCGGCCTGTTCCGCAGCGAGCCGGGCACGCCGAAACCCCACCAGGGGCTGACGTACCTGATGTTCGACCTGCGCGCACCGGGCGTGACGGTCCGCCCCATCGGCCGCCTGGACGGCAAGCCGGCCTTCGCCGAGCTCTTCCTCGACGACGTGTTCGTACCGGACGAGGACGTCATCGGCGAGCCCGGCCGGGGCTGGCACATCGCGATGTCGACCGCCGGCAACGAGCGCGGTCTGATGCTCCGCTCCCCCGGCCGCTTCCTGGCCGGTGCGAACCGCCTGTTCGAGCTCTGGCAGGCACGGGGCCGTCCCGCCGCCGAGCATGACCGCGTGGCCGACGCGCTGATCGGTGCCCGCGCCTACGAGCTGTTCACCTACGCGAGCGCCTCCCGCTTCCTCGACGGCGAGGCACTCGGCCCCGAGTCCAGCCTGAACAAGGTCTTCTGGTCCGAGTACGACATCGCCCTGCACGAAACGGCACTCGAACTGCTCGGCGAGGAGGGCGAGTCGGCGGACACCGACTGGTCCGAGGGGTACGTCTTCTCCCTCGCGGGCCCGATCTACGCCGGTACGAACGAGATCCAGCGCGACATCATCGCCGAACGCCTCCTCGGCCTGCCGAAGGGCCGGCGCTGA
- a CDS encoding VWA domain-containing protein produces MPAISLSKVRETAPALVGLYEAAGISLDKHGLKGQRAAVYLVVDHSGSMRPYYKDGSVQALADRVLGLSAQFDDDGSVPVVFFSTGVDAVTEIGLADHHGRIERIVSGLGHMGKTNYHLAMDAVIDHYLDRAAGDPAFVVFQTDGGPTSKLAAERYVCKAARLPLFWQFIGFGDPDSKQFDFLRGLDELAVPGKRVVDNAGFFHAGSDPGAVSDAELYDRLLGEFPSWLAGARAREIVR; encoded by the coding sequence ATGCCCGCGATCAGCCTCAGCAAGGTGCGGGAAACCGCGCCCGCGCTCGTCGGTCTCTACGAGGCCGCCGGAATCTCCCTCGACAAACACGGGCTGAAAGGGCAGCGGGCCGCCGTCTACCTCGTGGTCGACCACAGTGGCTCCATGCGGCCGTACTACAAGGACGGCAGTGTGCAGGCCCTCGCCGATCGTGTGCTCGGACTGTCAGCGCAGTTCGACGACGACGGGAGTGTGCCGGTGGTCTTCTTCTCCACCGGGGTCGACGCCGTCACGGAGATCGGCCTCGCCGACCACCACGGCCGGATCGAGCGCATCGTGTCCGGGCTGGGGCACATGGGGAAGACGAACTACCACCTGGCGATGGACGCCGTCATCGACCACTACCTCGACCGCGCGGCCGGGGACCCGGCCTTCGTGGTGTTCCAGACGGACGGTGGGCCGACCAGCAAGCTCGCCGCCGAACGGTATGTGTGCAAGGCGGCGAGGCTGCCGTTGTTCTGGCAGTTCATCGGCTTCGGTGATCCGGACAGCAAGCAGTTCGACTTCCTGCGCGGGCTCGACGAGTTGGCGGTGCCGGGGAAGCGGGTCGTCGACAACGCCGGGTTTTTCCATGCCGGTTCGGATCCGGGAGCCGTCTCCGACGCGGAGTTGTACGACCGCCTGTTGGGGGAGTTCCCGAGTTGGCTGGCGGGGGCGCGGGCCCGGGAAATCGTCCGGTGA
- the gltB gene encoding glutamate synthase large subunit, translating to MRTPRQPSQHSANGQKWSFMDARPAAQGMYDPRNERDACGVGFVATLTGEASHALVEQALTVLRNLEHRGATGSEPDSGDGAGILSQVPDAFFREVAGFELPEAGSYAVGTAFLPEEGTEDAVARIEAIAAEEGLTVLGWREVPVAPELLGATARSTMPAFRQVFVTDGTAASATDIDLDRKSFVLRKRAEREVDVYFPSLSARTIVYKGMLTTGQLEPFFPDLSDRRFASAIALVHSRFSTNTFPSWPLAHPYRFVAHNGEINTVKGNRNWMVARESQLVSDLFGPAEKLERIFPICTPDASDSASFDEVLELLHLGGRSLPHSVLMMIPEAWENHDSMDPARRAFYQFHSTLMEPWDGPACVTFTDGRQVGAVLDRNGLRPGRYWVTDDGLVVLGSEVGVLDIDPAKVVRKGRLQPGRMFLVDTVEHRIIEDDEIKAGLAAEQPYADWLEAGEIELSDLPEREHIVHTHASVTRRQQTFGYTEEELRVILAPMAKAGAEPIGSMGTDSPIAALSSRPRLLFDYFTQLFAQVTNPPLDAIREELVTSLRSSLGPQGNLLETTAASCRSVTLPFPVIDNDELAKLIHINADGDMPGMKAATLSGLYRVSGGGDALAARIEEICAEADAAIDNGARLIVLSDRHSDAEHAPIPSLLLTSAVHHHLIRTKQRTQVGLLVEAGDVREVHHVALLIGFGAAAVNPYLAMESVEDLVRAGTFLSDIEAEQAIRNLIYALGKGVLKVMSKMGISTVASYRGAQVFEAVGLSDEFVDTYFNGTATKIGGVGIDVIAKEVAARHAQAYPVSGIAPAHRALEIGGEYQWRREGEPHLFDPETVFRLQHSTRTRRYDIFKKYTDRVNEQSERLMTLRGLFGFKAGEGRAPIPVDEVEPVSEIVKRFSTGAMSYGSISQEAHETLAIAMNQLGGKSNTGEGGEDAERLYDPARRSSIKQVASGRFGVTSEYLVNADDIQIKMAQGAKPGEGGQLPGHKVYPWVAKTRHSTPGVGLISPPPHHDIYSIEDLAQLIHDLKNANPQARIHVKLVSEVGVGTVAAGVSKAHADVVLISGHDGGTGASPLTSLKHAGGPWELGLAETQQTLLLNGLRDRIVVQTDGQLKTGRDVVIAALLGAEEFGFATAPLVVSGCVMMRVCHLDTCPVGIATQNPTLRDRFVGKAEYVVNFFEFIAEEVREILAELGFRSIEEAVGHAETLDVTRAVNHWKAQGLDLEPLFHVPELPEGAVRHQVIEQDHGLEKALDNELIKLAGDALAASDATDAQPVRAQVKVRNINRTVGTMLGHEVTKKFGGAGLPDDTIDITFTGSAGQSFGAFLPRGVTLRLEGDANDYVGKGLSGGRVIVRPDRGADHLAEYSTIAGNTIAYGATGGELFLRGRTGERFCVRNSGALVVSEGVGDHGCEYMTGGHAVVLGETGRNFAAGMSGGIAYVIDLNRDNVNAGNVGAVEALSDDDKQWLHDVVRRHAEETGSTVAEKLLAEWPVAVERFSKIIPSTYKAVLAAKAAAEQAGLSETEITEKMMEAAING from the coding sequence ATGCGTACGCCGCGCCAGCCGTCCCAGCACTCCGCGAATGGCCAGAAGTGGTCGTTCATGGATGCTCGCCCTGCTGCGCAGGGTATGTACGACCCCCGCAACGAGCGCGACGCCTGTGGCGTCGGCTTCGTGGCCACCCTCACCGGCGAGGCGAGCCATGCGCTGGTCGAGCAGGCGCTCACGGTTCTGCGCAACCTGGAGCATCGCGGTGCCACCGGCTCCGAGCCCGACTCCGGTGACGGCGCCGGCATCCTCTCCCAGGTCCCCGACGCGTTCTTCCGTGAGGTGGCCGGGTTCGAGCTGCCCGAGGCCGGCTCGTACGCCGTCGGTACCGCCTTCCTGCCCGAGGAGGGCACGGAGGACGCCGTCGCCCGCATCGAGGCCATCGCGGCCGAGGAGGGCCTGACCGTCCTCGGCTGGCGCGAGGTGCCCGTCGCCCCCGAGCTGCTCGGCGCCACCGCCCGCTCGACGATGCCCGCCTTCCGTCAGGTCTTCGTCACCGACGGCACGGCCGCGTCCGCCACGGACATCGACCTCGACCGCAAGAGCTTCGTGCTGCGCAAGCGCGCCGAGCGCGAGGTCGACGTCTACTTCCCCTCGCTCTCCGCGCGGACCATCGTCTACAAGGGCATGCTGACCACCGGCCAGCTGGAGCCGTTCTTCCCGGACCTGTCCGACCGCCGCTTCGCCTCCGCGATCGCACTCGTGCACTCCCGGTTCTCCACGAACACCTTCCCGAGCTGGCCGCTCGCCCACCCGTACCGCTTCGTCGCGCACAACGGCGAGATCAACACCGTCAAGGGCAACCGCAACTGGATGGTGGCCCGCGAGTCCCAGCTGGTCTCCGACCTGTTCGGCCCGGCCGAGAAGCTGGAGCGGATCTTCCCGATCTGCACCCCGGACGCCTCCGACTCGGCGTCCTTCGACGAGGTCCTGGAACTGCTCCACCTCGGCGGACGCTCCCTGCCGCACTCCGTGCTGATGATGATCCCGGAGGCGTGGGAGAACCACGACTCCATGGACCCGGCCCGCCGCGCCTTCTACCAGTTCCACTCCACGCTGATGGAGCCCTGGGACGGTCCGGCCTGTGTCACCTTCACCGACGGCAGGCAGGTCGGCGCGGTCCTCGACCGCAACGGCCTGCGTCCCGGCCGCTACTGGGTCACCGACGACGGCCTCGTCGTCCTCGGCTCCGAGGTCGGCGTCCTCGACATCGACCCCGCCAAGGTCGTCCGCAAGGGCCGGCTGCAGCCCGGCCGGATGTTCCTCGTCGACACCGTCGAGCACCGCATCATCGAGGACGACGAGATCAAGGCCGGCCTCGCCGCCGAGCAGCCGTACGCGGACTGGCTGGAGGCCGGGGAGATCGAGCTCTCCGACCTGCCCGAGCGTGAGCACATCGTGCACACGCACGCCTCGGTCACCCGCCGCCAGCAGACCTTCGGCTACACCGAGGAGGAGCTGCGCGTCATCCTCGCGCCGATGGCCAAGGCCGGCGCCGAGCCCATCGGTTCCATGGGCACGGACTCGCCGATCGCCGCGCTGTCCTCCCGCCCGCGTCTGCTCTTCGACTACTTCACCCAGCTGTTCGCGCAGGTCACCAACCCGCCGCTGGACGCCATCCGCGAGGAGCTCGTGACCTCGCTGCGCTCCTCCCTCGGCCCGCAGGGCAACCTCCTGGAGACCACGGCCGCCTCCTGCCGCTCGGTCACCCTGCCCTTCCCGGTGATCGACAACGACGAGCTGGCCAAGCTCATCCACATCAACGCCGACGGCGACATGCCCGGCATGAAGGCCGCCACGCTCTCCGGTCTCTACCGGGTCTCCGGCGGCGGTGACGCCCTCGCCGCGCGCATCGAGGAGATCTGCGCCGAGGCCGACGCCGCCATCGACAACGGCGCCCGGCTGATCGTCCTCTCCGACCGCCACTCGGACGCCGAGCACGCGCCGATCCCGTCGCTGCTGCTCACCTCGGCCGTCCACCACCACCTCATCCGCACCAAGCAGCGCACCCAGGTGGGCCTGCTGGTCGAGGCCGGTGACGTCCGCGAGGTCCACCACGTCGCCCTGCTCATCGGCTTCGGCGCCGCGGCCGTCAACCCGTACCTGGCGATGGAGTCCGTCGAGGACCTCGTCCGCGCCGGAACGTTCCTGTCGGACATCGAGGCCGAGCAGGCGATCCGCAACCTGATCTACGCCCTCGGCAAGGGCGTCCTGAAGGTCATGTCCAAGATGGGCATCTCCACGGTCGCCTCCTACCGCGGCGCCCAGGTCTTCGAGGCCGTCGGCCTCTCGGACGAGTTCGTCGACACGTACTTCAACGGCACGGCCACCAAGATCGGCGGCGTCGGCATCGACGTCATCGCCAAGGAGGTAGCCGCCCGCCACGCCCAGGCGTACCCGGTCAGCGGCATCGCGCCGGCCCACCGTGCCCTGGAGATAGGCGGCGAGTACCAGTGGCGCCGTGAGGGCGAGCCGCACCTGTTCGACCCGGAGACGGTCTTCCGCCTCCAGCACTCCACGCGTACGCGCCGCTACGACATCTTCAAGAAGTACACGGACCGCGTGAACGAGCAGTCCGAGCGCCTGATGACGCTGCGCGGCCTGTTCGGCTTCAAGGCGGGCGAGGGCCGTGCGCCGATCCCCGTCGACGAGGTCGAGCCGGTCTCCGAGATCGTCAAGCGGTTCTCGACCGGCGCCATGTCGTACGGCTCCATCTCCCAGGAGGCGCACGAGACCCTCGCCATCGCCATGAACCAGCTGGGCGGCAAGTCCAACACCGGTGAGGGCGGTGAGGACGCCGAGCGCCTGTACGACCCGGCGCGCCGGTCCAGCATCAAGCAGGTCGCCTCCGGCCGCTTCGGCGTGACCTCCGAGTACCTGGTCAACGCGGACGACATCCAGATCAAGATGGCCCAGGGCGCCAAGCCCGGTGAGGGCGGTCAGCTGCCCGGCCACAAGGTGTACCCGTGGGTCGCCAAGACGCGTCACTCGACGCCGGGCGTCGGCCTCATCTCCCCGCCGCCGCACCACGACATCTACTCCATCGAGGACCTGGCCCAGCTGATCCACGACCTGAAGAACGCGAACCCGCAGGCGCGGATTCACGTCAAGCTTGTCTCGGAGGTCGGCGTCGGCACGGTCGCGGCCGGTGTGTCCAAGGCGCACGCGGACGTCGTCCTCATCTCCGGCCACGACGGCGGTACGGGTGCCTCCCCGCTCACCTCGCTGAAGCACGCGGGCGGCCCCTGGGAGCTCGGTCTCGCCGAGACCCAGCAGACACTGCTCCTGAACGGCCTGCGCGACCGCATCGTCGTGCAGACCGACGGCCAGCTGAAGACCGGCCGTGACGTCGTCATCGCCGCGCTGCTCGGCGCCGAGGAGTTCGGCTTCGCGACCGCGCCGCTGGTCGTCTCCGGCTGCGTCATGATGCGCGTCTGCCACCTGGACACCTGCCCGGTCGGCATCGCCACGCAGAACCCGACGCTCCGCGACCGGTTCGTCGGCAAGGCCGAGTACGTCGTGAACTTCTTCGAGTTCATCGCCGAGGAGGTCCGCGAGATCCTCGCCGAACTGGGCTTCCGCTCCATCGAGGAGGCCGTCGGCCACGCCGAGACGCTCGACGTGACCCGCGCGGTGAACCACTGGAAGGCACAGGGCCTGGACCTGGAGCCGCTGTTCCACGTGCCCGAGCTGCCCGAGGGCGCGGTCCGCCACCAGGTGATCGAGCAGGACCACGGCCTGGAGAAGGCGCTCGACAACGAGCTGATCAAGCTCGCCGGCGACGCCCTCGCCGCCTCGGACGCCACCGACGCCCAGCCGGTCCGCGCCCAGGTCAAGGTCCGCAACATCAACCGCACGGTCGGCACGATGCTCGGCCACGAGGTGACGAAGAAGTTCGGCGGCGCCGGTCTGCCCGACGACACCATCGACATCACCTTCACGGGCTCGGCGGGCCAGTCCTTCGGCGCGTTCCTGCCGCGCGGTGTCACGCTGCGCCTGGAGGGCGACGCCAACGACTACGTCGGCAAGGGCCTCTCCGGCGGCCGTGTGATCGTCCGTCCCGACCGGGGCGCCGACCATCTCGCCGAGTACTCGACGATCGCGGGCAACACCATCGCCTACGGCGCGACCGGCGGCGAGCTGTTCCTGCGCGGTCGTACGGGCGAGCGGTTCTGTGTCCGCAACTCCGGTGCCCTGGTGGTGTCCGAGGGCGTGGGCGACCACGGCTGCGAGTACATGACCGGCGGCCACGCGGTCGTCCTCGGCGAGACGGGCCGCAACTTCGCGGCCGGCATGTCGGGCGGCATCGCGTACGTCATCGACCTGAACCGCGACAACGTCAACGCCGGCAACGTGGGCGCCGTCGAGGCCCTGTCCGACGACGACAAGCAGTGGCTGCACGACGTGGTGCGCCGCCACGCCGAGGAGACCGGCTCGACGGTCGCCGAGAAGCTGCTCGCCGAGTGGCCCGTCGCCGTGGAGCGCTTCAGCAAGATCATCCCCAGTACGTACAAGGCTGTGCTCGCCGCCAAGGCCGCCGCCGAGCAGGCCGGTCTCTCCGAGACCGAGATCACCGAGAAGATGATGGAGGCGGCGATCAATGGCTGA
- a CDS encoding SDR family oxidoreductase, with amino-acid sequence MTDVESPAYVPGHGLLRGRTAVITAAAGAGIGGATARRFLEEGARVLVSDAHARRLKEYEAELAGEFGAESVGAVPCDVTDEEQVRTLFDTGVRLHGRLDVVVNNAGLGGTSHLVDMTDEQWSKVLDVTLNGTFRCTRAALRLMRASGGGVIVNNASVVGWRAQAGQAHYAAAKAGVMALTRCAAVEAAQYGVRVNAVSPSLAMHPHLVKVTTPELLEELTAREALGRYAEPWEVANVIVFLASGYSSYMTGEAVSVSNQHP; translated from the coding sequence ATGACCGACGTCGAGAGTCCGGCCTACGTCCCCGGCCACGGGCTGCTCCGCGGACGCACCGCCGTGATCACCGCGGCGGCCGGCGCGGGTATCGGCGGGGCGACCGCGCGGCGCTTTCTGGAGGAGGGCGCGCGCGTGCTCGTCAGCGACGCCCACGCCCGGCGGCTCAAGGAGTACGAGGCCGAGCTGGCCGGAGAGTTCGGGGCGGAGTCCGTCGGGGCCGTGCCGTGCGACGTGACCGACGAGGAGCAGGTGCGGACACTGTTCGACACGGGCGTCCGGCTGCACGGACGACTCGACGTCGTCGTCAACAACGCGGGCCTCGGCGGCACGTCGCACCTCGTCGACATGACCGACGAACAGTGGTCGAAGGTGCTGGACGTGACCCTGAACGGCACGTTCCGGTGCACCCGGGCCGCCCTGAGGCTGATGCGCGCGAGCGGTGGCGGCGTGATCGTCAACAACGCCTCCGTCGTCGGCTGGCGTGCCCAGGCCGGACAGGCGCACTACGCGGCGGCCAAAGCGGGCGTGATGGCGCTGACCAGGTGCGCCGCCGTCGAGGCGGCCCAGTACGGGGTGCGGGTCAACGCCGTCTCGCCGAGCCTCGCCATGCACCCCCACCTCGTGAAGGTCACCACCCCCGAGCTGCTGGAGGAGCTGACCGCGCGGGAAGCCCTCGGGCGGTACGCCGAACCCTGGGAGGTCGCCAACGTGATCGTGTTCCTGGCGTCCGGCTACTCCTCGTACATGACGGGCGAGGCCGTGTCCGTCAGCAACCAGCACCCCTAG
- a CDS encoding acyl-CoA dehydrogenase family protein: MRFLLDTEQRAFAASLDAMLTAADTPSVVRAWGRGEHEAGRALWSRVAEAGVFALAAPEAYDGVGPLPVELAVAFVELGRHAVPGPLVETVTAAVLLAALDDPGPAERMLPALVSGKAMATLAPEGSYALDGDAAAMRLSLDPDTGDLRLSPGHGAIRPSLDPARRLTPLSPGGELLATNPSAVAQALTRARLAVAAQALGVGLALLDRTVAYVGQRTQFGVPTGSFQAVKHRLADAKVALEFARPLVLGAAVTLDPADVAAAKVAACEAAYTTARTALQLHGAIGYTAEYDLSLWLTKARALRTAWGGPAECRTVVLGDGGRRR; this comes from the coding sequence ATGCGTTTCCTCCTCGACACCGAGCAGCGGGCGTTCGCCGCGTCGCTGGACGCCATGCTGACGGCCGCCGACACGCCGTCGGTCGTACGGGCCTGGGGGCGGGGCGAGCACGAGGCCGGGCGTGCGCTGTGGTCCCGGGTCGCCGAGGCCGGCGTCTTCGCGCTGGCGGCGCCCGAGGCGTACGACGGGGTGGGCCCCCTGCCCGTCGAACTGGCCGTCGCGTTCGTGGAGTTGGGGCGGCACGCGGTGCCGGGCCCGCTGGTGGAGACGGTGACGGCGGCGGTTCTCCTGGCCGCGCTCGACGATCCGGGCCCGGCCGAGCGCATGCTTCCGGCCCTGGTGTCCGGGAAGGCGATGGCCACCCTCGCGCCTGAGGGGTCGTACGCGCTGGACGGCGACGCGGCGGCGATGCGCCTGTCGCTCGACCCGGACACGGGCGACTTGCGCCTCTCCCCCGGCCACGGCGCGATCCGCCCCTCCCTGGACCCGGCCCGCCGCCTGACCCCTCTCTCACCCGGCGGCGAACTCCTCGCCACGAACCCATCAGCCGTCGCCCAAGCCCTCACCCGGGCCCGTCTCGCGGTGGCCGCCCAGGCCCTCGGCGTCGGCCTCGCCCTCCTGGACCGGACGGTGGCGTACGTCGGGCAGCGCACCCAGTTCGGCGTACCCACAGGCTCCTTCCAGGCGGTGAAGCACCGGCTGGCCGACGCGAAGGTGGCCCTGGAGTTCGCGCGTCCCCTGGTCCTCGGTGCGGCCGTCACCCTGGACCCGGCGGACGTGGCAGCCGCCAAGGTGGCGGCCTGCGAGGCGGCGTACACCACCGCGCGCACCGCCCTCCAGCTGCACGGCGCGATCGGCTACACGGCGGAGTACGACCTGTCGCTGTGGCTGACCAAGGCCCGAGCGCTGCGCACGGCCTGGGGCGGCCCGGCCGAGTGCCGAACCGTGGTCCTCGGTGACGGTGGTCGCCGCCGGTGA
- a CDS encoding rhomboid family intramembrane serine protease, whose protein sequence is MEPESPSSSEPAVSTCYRHPSVESYVRCTRCERFICPDCMRDAAVGHQCPECVKEGARAVRQARTVFGGRISTVPLVTYVLIGLNVVAYVAELLRPEIVDGFAMLGRGLAGPDGLRYVWQSAYPAGFQAEGVIDGEWYRLLTGAFLHIPPTEGTFGILHIVMNMVTLWNVGRIVELQLGRARYLSLYLLSALGGSVLVLLLAPDTSTVGASGAIFGVCTAYYVLARRLGADPSGINRFMAGLLVWLVISAVVTSWQGHLGGLLTGGAVALAFAYAPRDRRRVLVQAGACVAVSALLVVLAVGKVSAMTG, encoded by the coding sequence GTGGAACCCGAGTCCCCGTCGTCGTCCGAGCCCGCCGTCAGCACCTGCTACCGGCATCCGAGCGTGGAGTCGTACGTCCGCTGCACCCGTTGCGAGCGGTTCATCTGCCCGGACTGCATGCGGGACGCGGCCGTGGGCCACCAGTGCCCGGAGTGTGTGAAGGAGGGCGCGCGGGCGGTCCGTCAGGCCCGCACGGTCTTCGGCGGCCGGATCTCGACGGTGCCGCTGGTGACGTACGTCCTGATCGGCCTGAACGTCGTGGCCTACGTCGCCGAACTGCTCCGCCCGGAGATCGTGGACGGCTTCGCGATGCTGGGCCGGGGCCTGGCCGGCCCGGACGGCCTCCGCTACGTCTGGCAGAGCGCCTATCCGGCCGGCTTCCAGGCTGAGGGCGTGATCGACGGCGAGTGGTACCGCCTCCTCACCGGCGCCTTCCTCCACATCCCGCCCACCGAGGGCACCTTCGGCATCCTCCACATCGTGATGAACATGGTCACGCTGTGGAACGTCGGCCGGATCGTCGAACTGCAGCTCGGCCGCGCCCGCTACCTGAGCCTGTACCTGCTGTCCGCCCTCGGCGGCTCCGTCCTCGTCCTCCTCCTCGCCCCCGACACCAGCACGGTGGGCGCCTCCGGCGCGATCTTCGGCGTCTGCACCGCGTACTACGTCCTGGCCCGCCGGTTGGGGGCCGATCCGAGCGGGATCAACCGCTTCATGGCCGGCCTGCTGGTGTGGCTGGTCATCTCCGCGGTGGTCACCTCCTGGCAGGGGCACCTCGGGGGGCTGCTGACAGGCGGGGCCGTGGCGCTCGCGTTCGCGTACGCGCCCCGGGACCGGCGGCGGGTACTCGTGCAGGCGGGGGCGTGCGTGGCGGTGTCGGCCCTGTTGGTGGTGCTGGCAGTGGGGAAGGTCTCGGCGATGACGGGCTGA
- a CDS encoding glutamate synthase subunit beta: MADPKGFLNHGREVARSRPVDVRLKDWNEVYVPGSLLPIISKQASRCMDCGIPFCHNGCPLGNLIPEWNDYAYREDWEAASERLHATNDFPEFTGRLCPAPCESACVLGINQPAVTIKNVEVSIIDKAWDSGDVAPQIPERLSGKTVAVIGSGPAGLAAAQQLTRAGHTVAVYERADRVGGLLRYGIPEFKMEKRHINRRTEQMRAEGTRFRTGIEIGRDLKATDLKKRYDAVVIAAGATTARDLTVPGRELTGIHQAMEYLPLANKVQEGDFVAPPITAEGKHVVVIGGGDTGADCVGTAHRQGAASVTQLEIMPRPGDDRDPVSQPWPTFPMLYKVTSAHEEGGERVYSVSTTHFEGDEDGNVQWLHLTEVEFIDGRLTPKPGTEHKIPAQLVTLAMGFTGTDRENGLVEQFGLELDERGNIARDADFQTNVPGVFVAGDAGRGQSLIVWAIAEGRSAARGCDRFLTGASDLPAPIRPTDRALMA; encoded by the coding sequence ATGGCTGACCCGAAGGGCTTCCTCAACCACGGGCGCGAGGTCGCCAGGTCCCGCCCCGTCGACGTACGCCTGAAGGACTGGAACGAGGTCTACGTCCCCGGCTCCCTGCTGCCGATCATCAGCAAGCAGGCCAGCCGCTGCATGGACTGCGGCATCCCGTTCTGCCACAACGGCTGTCCGCTCGGGAACCTCATCCCCGAGTGGAACGACTACGCCTACCGCGAGGACTGGGAGGCGGCGTCGGAGCGGCTGCACGCGACGAACGACTTCCCGGAGTTCACCGGCCGCCTGTGCCCCGCTCCGTGCGAGTCGGCGTGTGTCCTCGGCATCAACCAGCCGGCCGTCACCATCAAGAACGTCGAGGTCTCGATCATCGACAAGGCGTGGGACAGCGGTGATGTCGCGCCGCAGATCCCGGAGCGCCTGTCCGGCAAGACGGTCGCGGTCATCGGCTCGGGCCCGGCGGGCCTGGCGGCGGCGCAGCAGCTGACGCGGGCCGGCCACACGGTCGCCGTGTACGAGCGCGCCGACCGCGTCGGCGGTCTGCTGCGCTACGGCATCCCCGAGTTCAAGATGGAGAAGCGGCACATCAACCGCCGTACCGAGCAGATGCGCGCGGAGGGCACCCGCTTCCGTACGGGCATCGAGATCGGCCGCGACCTCAAGGCGACGGACCTGAAGAAGCGGTACGACGCCGTCGTCATCGCGGCCGGCGCCACCACGGCCCGTGACCTCACGGTCCCCGGCCGCGAGCTGACCGGCATCCACCAGGCCATGGAGTACCTGCCCCTGGCCAACAAGGTCCAGGAGGGCGACTTCGTGGCGCCCCCCATCACGGCCGAGGGCAAGCACGTCGTCGTCATCGGCGGCGGCGACACGGGCGCGGACTGCGTGGGCACCGCCCACCGCCAGGGCGCGGCCTCCGTCACGCAGCTGGAGATCATGCCCAGGCCCGGCGACGACCGTGACCCGGTCTCCCAGCCCTGGCCGACCTTCCCGATGCTCTACAAGGTCACCTCGGCCCACGAGGAGGGCGGCGAGCGGGTCTACTCCGTCTCCACCACCCACTTCGAGGGCGACGAGGACGGCAACGTCCAGTGGCTGCACCTCACCGAGGTCGAGTTCATCGACGGCAGGCTGACCCCGAAGCCGGGCACGGAGCACAAGATCCCCGCCCAGCTGGTCACCCTCGCCATGGGCTTCACGGGCACCGACCGCGAGAACGGCCTGGTCGAGCAGTTCGGCCTGGAGCTCGACGAGCGGGGCAACATCGCCCGCGACGCCGACTTCCAGACCAACGTGCCGGGTGTCTTCGTGGCCGGTGACGCCGGCCGCGGGCAGTCGCTCATCGTGTGGGCGATCGCGGAAGGCCGCTCGGCGGCCCGTGGCTGCGACCGCTTCCTCACGGGCGCGAGCGACCTGCCCGCACCGATCCGTCCCACGGACCGCGCCCTGATGGCCTGA